A genomic window from Flavobacterium azooxidireducens includes:
- a CDS encoding exopolysaccharide transport family protein, with protein sequence MLESKDFTLFENQIKFDLKGFIIKTAGYWKWFLVSWIVAFVIAYNVNIRKEKIYELQTTIAVKEERNPFFTTNTSLVFNWGGSSDQVQSLSSTLKSRSHNELVVSKLDFFIDYLKEDKYYLKDMYGLVPFKVVLDKSKPQLLKSLISIKFVSENEYDLSVNFEEDYSETFIYDTNSLSKKGVNTGVFTKRFKIDQATNLPFLNFQLEKVEYFGNYIGQEFFIKFNTFDATVSKYRNIKTGIDKDASSLINLSLQGTNKNRLVTYLNETVKTIIKVQLEKKNQFATNTIAFIDSTLMAMESKLKENESELKTFSKNKNYYQINTGGSQISNKILNFEVEKDGIVRKIAYYNSLKNYLVSSVDFSKLPAPSVAGIDDPNIAQNVSKIITLSTERAQKPYLVKNPKLFKDFDVQIDALKSVLLENISTAKTSAEYDLSVINSKLNQAESEISKLPEDEQEILKITRKYDLNNAIFTNFLSKRNEANIVKAANLADVHFIDPAKDIGDGQIGPNTKVNYVLAFFLGLFIPLLAVFIIFFLENTILNAEDISKLTTIPIIGIIGIKHTKSNLAVFEKQKSSLSESFRAIRSSLQFMYKKNKIEGAKTLMLTSSISGEGKTFCSINIATVFALSEKKTIIVGLDLRKPKIFDDFKIKNDIGVVNHLIGQKSLDEVIQNTHIPFLDVITSGPIPPNPSELLIGETMDKFISDLKERYDYIILDTPPVGLVADAIELAVYADLTLYIVRQNYTKKEMINLLNNRIQREELKNVSIVFNGFENRAKYGTGYGQGYGYGYGYGYVYGNYSNGYGEEEKPTSLKEKIQKKFKR encoded by the coding sequence ATGCTTGAATCTAAAGATTTTACACTTTTTGAAAATCAAATAAAATTTGATTTAAAAGGTTTTATTATAAAAACAGCCGGGTATTGGAAATGGTTTCTTGTGAGTTGGATAGTTGCCTTTGTAATTGCTTATAATGTAAATATAAGAAAAGAGAAAATTTATGAATTACAGACAACAATTGCAGTAAAGGAGGAAAGAAATCCTTTTTTTACTACCAACACTAGTTTAGTATTCAATTGGGGAGGATCATCAGACCAAGTTCAAAGTTTATCATCAACGCTAAAGTCTAGATCGCATAATGAATTGGTTGTTAGCAAGTTGGATTTCTTTATTGATTACTTAAAAGAAGATAAATACTATTTAAAGGACATGTATGGTTTAGTTCCTTTTAAAGTTGTTCTAGATAAATCTAAACCTCAATTACTAAAGTCATTAATTAGTATAAAATTTGTTTCGGAAAATGAATATGATTTGTCGGTGAATTTTGAAGAAGACTATTCAGAAACATTCATTTATGATACTAATTCATTATCAAAAAAGGGAGTAAATACAGGAGTTTTTACAAAGAGGTTTAAAATTGATCAAGCTACAAACTTACCTTTTTTAAATTTTCAATTAGAAAAAGTAGAGTATTTTGGAAATTATATTGGTCAAGAGTTTTTTATAAAGTTTAATACATTTGATGCAACCGTTTCAAAATATAGAAACATAAAAACAGGAATAGATAAAGACGCTTCATCATTAATAAACTTAAGCTTACAAGGAACAAATAAAAATAGATTAGTAACCTATTTAAATGAAACAGTAAAAACCATTATAAAAGTTCAACTTGAAAAGAAAAATCAATTTGCTACAAACACAATTGCCTTTATAGACAGTACTTTAATGGCAATGGAGAGTAAGTTAAAAGAAAATGAAAGCGAATTAAAAACCTTTAGTAAGAATAAAAATTATTATCAAATTAATACGGGTGGCAGTCAAATTTCTAACAAGATTTTAAACTTTGAAGTTGAAAAAGACGGTATAGTTAGAAAAATAGCCTACTACAATTCATTAAAAAACTATCTTGTAAGTAGTGTAGATTTTTCAAAATTACCAGCTCCGTCTGTAGCAGGAATTGATGATCCGAACATAGCTCAAAATGTTTCTAAAATTATTACTTTATCAACAGAAAGAGCTCAAAAACCATACTTGGTTAAAAATCCAAAATTGTTTAAAGATTTTGATGTTCAAATAGATGCATTAAAAAGTGTTTTATTAGAAAATATCAGTACTGCAAAAACTTCTGCAGAATATGACTTGTCTGTAATTAATTCAAAATTAAATCAGGCAGAATCGGAAATAAGCAAATTGCCCGAAGATGAACAAGAAATTTTAAAGATTACTAGAAAATATGATTTAAATAATGCCATCTTTACAAACTTCCTAAGTAAAAGAAACGAAGCAAACATTGTAAAGGCTGCCAATTTAGCTGATGTTCACTTTATAGACCCTGCAAAGGATATTGGTGATGGACAAATCGGACCAAATACAAAAGTGAATTATGTACTAGCCTTTTTCTTAGGGTTATTTATACCCTTGCTAGCTGTTTTCATTATTTTCTTTTTAGAAAATACAATTTTGAATGCCGAAGATATCAGTAAATTAACAACTATTCCAATTATAGGAATCATCGGAATTAAGCATACCAAGTCAAATTTGGCAGTATTTGAAAAACAAAAATCATCTCTTTCAGAATCATTTAGAGCTATTCGTTCTTCACTTCAATTTATGTATAAAAAAAATAAAATTGAGGGAGCAAAAACATTAATGCTCACTTCTTCAATTAGTGGTGAAGGGAAGACTTTTTGTTCGATTAATATTGCAACTGTTTTTGCTTTAAGTGAGAAAAAAACAATAATTGTTGGTTTAGATTTAAGAAAGCCTAAAATTTTTGATGACTTTAAAATTAAAAATGACATTGGAGTTGTTAACCATTTAATCGGTCAAAAATCATTAGATGAAGTGATTCAAAATACACATATTCCTTTTCTAGATGTAATTACTTCAGGACCAATTCCCCCAAATCCTTCAGAGTTGTTGATTGGAGAAACAATGGACAAGTTTATTAGCGATCTAAAAGAGCGTTATGATTATATTATATTAGACACACCTCCTGTTGGCTTGGTTGCCGACGCAATTGAATTAGCTGTTTATGCAGATTTGACTTTGTACATTGTTCGTCAAAATTATACCAAAAAGGAGATGATTAACCTCTTAAACAATAGAATTCAACGAGAGGAATTAAAAAATGTTAGTATCGTTTTTAATGGATTTGAAAATAGAGCAAAATATGGAACGGGTTATGGTCAAGGATATGGTTATGGCTATGGCTATGGTTACGTATATGGTAATTATTCAAATGGATACGGAGAAGAAGAAAAACCCACAAGTTTAAAAGAAAAAATACAAAAAAAATTCAAACGATAA
- a CDS encoding polysaccharide biosynthesis/export family protein, with amino-acid sequence MNKNHIFLLLLLVIFTASCVPNKELKYLQDNKNSNDTLIMSEIVKKPYRIQSNDVLVINIKTIDAELTEMFRVSEGNRNIVNEQILFFEGFNVDDHGNIRIPILGEVKVLGNTTEEVRINIEKRLLEEYFNAEASLFVTVKLAGIRYTINGEVRSPGTNIIYNDRATIMDAISNSGDITMTGDRKNVVIVRQYPHGVEMHTINLLDKKALESPYYYIQPNDFILINPLKQKSWGTGTTGIQSLSTIISALSLVTSIIILSSRL; translated from the coding sequence ATGAATAAAAACCATATATTTCTCTTACTTTTACTTGTCATTTTCACTGCATCATGCGTGCCTAACAAAGAATTGAAATATCTGCAGGATAACAAAAACAGCAATGATACTTTAATCATGAGCGAAATTGTTAAAAAACCTTATAGAATTCAGAGTAATGATGTTCTGGTAATTAATATTAAAACAATAGATGCAGAACTAACTGAAATGTTCAGAGTTTCTGAAGGAAACAGAAATATTGTAAATGAACAAATTTTGTTTTTTGAAGGTTTTAATGTCGATGATCATGGTAACATCCGTATTCCTATTTTAGGTGAAGTAAAAGTTTTAGGTAACACTACAGAAGAAGTAAGGATAAATATTGAGAAACGATTATTAGAAGAATATTTTAATGCAGAAGCGAGTTTATTTGTAACAGTAAAATTAGCCGGAATTCGCTATACCATAAACGGTGAAGTTAGAAGTCCGGGTACAAATATAATTTATAATGACCGAGCAACTATCATGGATGCCATCTCTAATTCGGGTGATATAACGATGACCGGTGATCGAAAAAACGTAGTTATTGTTCGTCAATATCCACATGGTGTTGAAATGCATACTATAAATTTGCTTGATAAAAAGGCTTTAGAATCGCCTTATTATTATATACAACCGAATGATTTTATTTTAATAAACCCTTTAAAACAAAAATCTTGGGGAACGGGAACAACCGGTATTCAATCGTTGTCTACTATCATTTCTGCTTTATCACTTGTTACGTCAATTATAATTTTATCATCTCGATTATAA
- the recR gene encoding recombination mediator RecR — protein sequence MEFSSKLLEKAVNEMAQLPGIGKRTALRLVLHLLKQPKEQTQFLTESLQMMRNDVKYCKSCHNISDVELCEICANEKRNHQIICVVEDIRDVMAIENTGQFKGVYHVLGGKISPIDGVGPSQLNISTLVEKVSSGKVAEVIFALSSTMEGDTTNFYIYRQVQQYEIKTSTIARGISVGDELEYADEITLGRSILNRIPFENTMKSN from the coding sequence ATGGAATTTTCTTCAAAATTATTGGAAAAAGCAGTGAACGAAATGGCACAATTACCCGGAATAGGTAAGCGTACAGCACTTCGTTTAGTATTGCATTTATTGAAACAACCCAAAGAGCAAACTCAATTTTTGACAGAATCGTTACAAATGATGCGAAATGATGTGAAGTATTGCAAAAGTTGCCATAATATTTCCGATGTTGAACTCTGTGAGATTTGTGCCAACGAGAAACGAAATCACCAAATTATTTGTGTCGTAGAAGATATTCGGGATGTAATGGCGATTGAAAACACAGGTCAATTTAAAGGTGTTTATCATGTTTTGGGAGGAAAGATTTCTCCGATTGATGGAGTAGGGCCAAGCCAATTGAACATATCAACTTTGGTTGAAAAAGTGAGTTCAGGAAAAGTGGCTGAAGTTATCTTTGCGTTAAGTTCTACAATGGAAGGTGATACGACAAACTTCTACATTTACAGACAAGTTCAACAGTATGAAATCAAGACTTCTACCATTGCGAGAGGAATTTCGGTGGGTGATGAATTAGAGTATGCAGATGAAATTACGTTAGGAAGAAGTATTTTAAATCGAATTCCATTTGAGAACACCATGAAAAGCAATTAA
- the typA gene encoding translational GTPase TypA, whose translation MESIRNIAIIAHVDHGKTTLVDKIMYHCQLFRENENTGDLILDNNDLERERGITITSKNVSVVYKGTKINIIDTPGHADFGGEVERVLNMADGVCLLVDAFEGPMPQTRFVLQKAIDLGLKPCVVINKVDKENCTPEEVHEKVFDLMFELGATEEQLDFPTVYGSAKNNWMSDDFRNQTENIEPLLDMVIEHVPAPKVSEGTPQMLITSLDFSSFTGRIAIGRLERGVLKEGMPISLVKRDGKVIKSRIKEIHTFEGLGRKKVTEVIAGDICAIIGIEGFEIGDTIADFENPEALQTIAIDEPTMSMLFTINDSPFFGKEGKFVTSRHIRDRLTKELEKNLAMKLGETDSADKFMVFGRGVLHLSVLIETMRREGYELQIGQPQVIIKEIDGQKCEPIEELTIDLPESLSGRAVEFVTLRKGEMLSMETKGERMIVKFNIPSRGIIGLRNQLLTATAGEAIMAHRFIGYEPYKGEIAGRNKGSLISMEKGKAIPYSIDKLQDRGKFFVEPNTEIYEGQVIGENSRGDDMSINVTKEKKLSNVRSSGNDDKARIIPPIIFSLEEALEYIQKDEYVEVTPKSIRLRKIYLTENDRKRFKI comes from the coding sequence ATGGAATCAATTAGAAACATTGCAATTATTGCCCACGTTGACCACGGTAAAACTACTTTGGTTGACAAAATTATGTATCACTGTCAGCTTTTTCGTGAAAACGAAAACACCGGTGATTTAATCTTAGACAACAACGATTTAGAACGTGAACGTGGAATCACCATCACTTCTAAAAATGTTTCTGTAGTATATAAAGGTACAAAAATCAACATTATAGACACTCCTGGTCACGCCGATTTTGGTGGTGAAGTAGAGCGTGTATTGAATATGGCAGACGGTGTTTGCTTGTTAGTAGATGCTTTTGAAGGACCAATGCCACAAACGCGTTTTGTATTGCAAAAAGCAATCGATTTAGGTCTAAAGCCGTGTGTGGTTATCAATAAAGTAGATAAAGAAAACTGTACTCCGGAAGAAGTGCACGAAAAAGTATTCGACTTAATGTTCGAATTAGGAGCGACCGAAGAGCAGTTGGATTTTCCAACCGTTTATGGTTCTGCTAAAAACAACTGGATGAGTGATGATTTCAGAAATCAAACGGAAAACATCGAGCCGTTGTTGGATATGGTAATTGAGCACGTTCCAGCTCCTAAAGTATCAGAAGGAACACCACAAATGCTAATTACTTCTTTAGATTTCTCTTCATTTACCGGTCGTATTGCGATTGGTCGTTTAGAAAGAGGTGTTTTAAAAGAAGGAATGCCAATATCTTTAGTAAAAAGAGATGGAAAAGTAATTAAATCCAGAATTAAAGAAATACACACTTTTGAAGGTCTTGGACGTAAAAAAGTAACCGAAGTTATTGCCGGAGATATTTGTGCCATCATCGGAATTGAAGGATTTGAAATTGGTGATACTATTGCCGATTTTGAAAATCCGGAAGCGTTGCAAACTATCGCAATCGATGAGCCTACCATGAGTATGTTGTTTACAATTAATGACTCTCCTTTCTTTGGAAAAGAAGGTAAGTTTGTAACTTCTCGTCATATTAGAGATCGTTTAACAAAAGAATTAGAGAAAAACTTAGCGATGAAGTTAGGTGAAACTGATTCAGCTGATAAATTTATGGTTTTTGGTCGTGGCGTACTTCACTTATCTGTTCTCATTGAAACCATGAGAAGAGAAGGGTATGAGTTGCAAATTGGTCAACCACAAGTTATCATCAAAGAAATTGATGGTCAAAAATGTGAGCCGATTGAAGAATTAACCATCGATTTACCGGAAAGTCTTTCAGGTAGAGCGGTTGAGTTTGTTACTTTGCGTAAAGGTGAAATGCTTTCTATGGAGACCAAAGGTGAACGTATGATTGTAAAATTCAATATTCCATCACGTGGAATTATTGGATTGCGTAACCAATTGTTAACCGCTACAGCAGGAGAAGCCATTATGGCTCACCGTTTCATTGGCTATGAACCATACAAAGGAGAAATTGCCGGACGTAACAAAGGTTCGTTAATTTCTATGGAAAAAGGAAAAGCGATTCCTTACTCAATTGATAAATTGCAAGATCGTGGTAAGTTTTTTGTTGAACCAAATACCGAAATTTACGAAGGTCAGGTAATTGGAGAAAATTCTCGTGGTGATGATATGAGTATAAACGTAACCAAAGAGAAAAAACTATCTAACGTTCGTTCATCAGGAAATGATGATAAAGCAAGAATTATTCCACCGATTATTTTCTCATTAGAAGAGGCGTTAGAATACATTCAAAAAGATGAATATGTTGAGGTTACACCAAAATCTATTCGTTTAAGAAAAATTTATTTGACAGAAAACGATAGAAAACGTTTTAAAATATAA
- a CDS encoding GreA/GreB family elongation factor: MSQRIILTTGIYDLIKDHVRRKRVTLQEEEILLRELKTASQVLRRDLPKDVVTVNKLVTYKDHQTNQDKTVTFVGPTRAKQSKNKISILSDEGIAIVGHKEGDIIEWPARKGDLKLEIVKVEDLA; the protein is encoded by the coding sequence ATGTCACAAAGAATAATTTTAACAACAGGAATTTACGATTTAATTAAAGATCACGTACGAAGAAAAAGAGTAACACTTCAAGAAGAAGAAATACTTTTAAGAGAATTGAAAACCGCTTCACAAGTTTTAAGAAGAGATTTGCCTAAAGATGTCGTTACCGTTAATAAACTCGTTACCTACAAAGACCATCAAACAAACCAAGACAAAACCGTAACGTTTGTCGGACCAACCAGAGCCAAGCAAAGTAAGAACAAAATTTCAATTCTATCCGATGAAGGAATAGCCATTGTTGGACACAAAGAAGGAGACATCATTGAATGGCCAGCTCGAAAAGGAGATTTGAAATTAGAAATTGTAAAGGTTGAAGATCTTGCTTAA
- the dnaX gene encoding DNA polymerase III subunit gamma/tau yields the protein MEQFVVSARKYRPQTFIDVVGQQAITNTLLNAIENNHLAQALLFTGPRGVGKTTCARILARKINQPGYDDPNEDFAFNVFELDAASNNSVDDIRNLIDQVRIPPQTGQYKVYIIDEVHMLSSAAFNAFLKTLEEPPKHAIFILATTEKHKIIPTILSRCQIFDFKRITVKDAKEHLAYVAESQGIQFEDDALHIIAQKADGAMRDALSIFDRVVSYCGNNLTRQAVTENLNVLDYESYINVTDLILENKLPELLMAFNDILARGFDAHHFIQGLASHFRDLLVCKNPATLVLLEAGEQAQKLYGIQAQKCSQEFLLKAIELANDTDLKFKVSQNQRLLIELCLMQLGSITFDGEKKKLTAI from the coding sequence ATGGAACAATTTGTTGTATCAGCCCGAAAATACAGACCCCAGACGTTTATTGACGTGGTGGGTCAGCAGGCTATTACGAACACATTGCTTAATGCCATCGAAAACAATCATTTAGCTCAGGCTTTGCTTTTTACCGGACCTCGTGGGGTGGGAAAAACAACTTGTGCGAGAATTTTGGCACGAAAGATTAACCAACCCGGTTATGATGATCCGAATGAGGATTTTGCGTTTAATGTGTTTGAATTGGATGCGGCTTCCAACAATTCGGTGGATGATATTCGGAATTTGATTGACCAAGTTCGCATACCGCCACAAACCGGACAATATAAGGTGTATATTATTGACGAGGTGCACATGCTTTCGTCTGCGGCTTTCAATGCATTTTTGAAAACGTTGGAAGAACCACCAAAACACGCCATATTTATTTTGGCTACGACCGAAAAGCACAAAATTATTCCGACCATCTTGTCGCGTTGTCAGATTTTTGATTTTAAACGGATTACGGTGAAAGATGCCAAAGAGCATTTGGCGTATGTTGCCGAAAGTCAAGGTATTCAATTTGAAGACGATGCGTTGCACATTATTGCTCAAAAAGCAGATGGTGCGATGCGTGATGCGTTATCGATTTTTGACAGAGTGGTTTCCTATTGCGGAAATAATTTGACTCGTCAGGCGGTTACAGAAAATTTAAATGTGTTGGATTATGAATCCTATATTAATGTAACCGATTTAATTCTGGAAAATAAATTACCGGAATTATTGATGGCATTTAACGATATTTTGGCTCGTGGTTTTGATGCTCATCATTTTATTCAAGGCTTGGCTTCGCACTTTAGGGATTTATTGGTTTGTAAAAATCCTGCGACTTTAGTTTTATTGGAAGCCGGTGAACAAGCTCAGAAGTTGTATGGCATTCAGGCTCAAAAATGCAGTCAGGAGTTTTTGTTGAAAGCAATTGAATTGGCAAATGATACCGATTTGAAGTTCAAAGTCAGTCAGAACCAACGTTTACTCATTGAACTTTGTTTGATGCAATTGGGCTCTATCACTTTTGATGGAGAAAAAAAAAAGTTAACGGCTATATAA